The Xenopus tropicalis strain Nigerian chromosome 1, UCB_Xtro_10.0, whole genome shotgun sequence DNA segment CTATCCTTTGTCCTTGACTGTAAAACCAGTTGGGTTGGGTGGGGCTTAATACTAtagagacactggttggggaattTCATATTGGATTTTGGACATTACAGGCAGGATAGGGTTGGGTGGCAGCTGATTGCCCTTTAAATGAAGCTATTGGTCTGCTTTATTCATCTCTGGGATGAGAAGTAGAGGGAGCTTGGATTCACCTatccagggggggggttcctgtctgaccatgggaaagagatcAGAGATACAGAGAATCTTTGTATGTGAATAAGTACTAAGAGGAGATTAGACTTATAGGGGAACTAAAGACCAATTAAAGAAGTAGGCTGAAAATGTGCAAtagtttgggcttctgtaccaacccagggcccccacagccctttagcaagatctgtgcctctgaagatgccccagtagccccccatcttcttttctgctgattccctgcccatactctgtgctgctgtcacttacctgagcttagggacccactcacaatatactgtatatacagaatacaaatggcacaatataacctgagcttagggacccgctcacaatatactgtatatacagaatataaatggcacaatataacctgagcttagggacccactcacaatatactgtatatacagaatacaaatggcacaatataacatgagttagggacccactcacaatatactgtatatacagaatacaaatggacaatataacctgagcttagggacccactcacaatatactgtatatacagaatacaaatggcacaatataacccaagcttagggacccactcacaatatactgtatatacagaatacaaatggcacaatataacctgagcttagggacccgctcacaatatactgtatatacagaatacaaatggcacaatataacctgagcttaggggcccgctcacactatactgtatatacagaatacaaatggcacaatataacctgagcttagggacccgctcacaatatactgtatatacagaatataaatgtcacaatataacctgagcttagggacccactcacaatatactgtatatacggaatacaaatggcacaatataacctgagcttagggacccactcacaatatactgtatatacagaatacaaatgtcacaatataaggctgattagtaattaatacggATACTTACTACATGGCAGCTGAGAAAcgagtgcaattagcatcagaatgtaataatcagccctgtagcatcacctctatgagacaaacctcattttctgcttgataattagtAACTCCTCctaaagctcagcttctcaacagctgcccagagcccactgagcatgtgcagtgtcatagacactttccaagatggggagccccaGTGACAAGTTctagatcattgctgctattgagatgctaaaacttgAGGCTGGTGCAGGTACATAGGTACCCTGAAGGATAACAAAATTCCATGTATTTACCATTACCTTTCAAACTGAATTTCCTCCTCTGAGCCATGAGCCCAAGGATTCCTATAACACATCATAGGAGATGTTTTTGAGGAATTCCAAGCATTGtgactcccaatatccattcccaGTAACACCAGATACACGTGTGTAGGGATGAGAAGCTGCACAGACAGTTAACCCTTTATTTAGTTACCTGGAATACAGCACTTTCCTACAGATCTTTGCTTTTCCACCATACAGAAAGCATTTTAGTAAAGTCCCAGGTAGGTATCAAGGCAATCGGGCTTCTGTTCAGTAACCGACAGCTGAAATATGTAGCACGTCCTCCTCTCACAAGAAATGGCCATTTGTATAatggggccccatagatacaagTATTTTCCTTCAGATACTGGAGCTGTGGGCCGGTACATCTCTCCCATCTTGTGACACAGCTCAGCTACAAACACTGAAGCACTTTAACCcctttgctgtgtcccccacaggAAAGTTCTTCCTTACAGGCACTTTAACATAAGCaaatacacatgtatatatatgccTCTGACAAGCTATGTTCAGAAGAGGACAGAATAAGAACAAGGAGAGGACAGTGATTATCTTTTAATGTTAGAAGTGGTTGTTCTGTACTGAATATTCTGTATAAGTGCGTGTATTAGTGCAAGTAATCATCTATACGGACTGACAGGCAGTATGGCCTCAGCAAGGACTAGAACCCATGGTACCGACAAGAAATAAGACAGGGCAATAATGAGAGTTAGATAGCAAAGCAATGGAGATTGTTCTTATGCTGGTCTCTACCAGGAGCCTTCGGCACTGATGGACCTGTGCTAATctgtatcttaaaggaacagtaacacaaaaaaagagtgttttaaagtaatatatatatattatattatattactggtacaactggtgcgtttgctacagaaaagctactatattttatataattaccctgctgtgtagccctgggggcagccaatcaagatgaaaaaaggagaaaaggcacaggttacttagcagataacagataaaaccccattatattctatagagattatctgttatctgctaagtaacctgtgccttttctccttttgaatggctgcccccggggctacacagctgctttgtttatataaactatagtaacgATGAAGCAAAACACACAAcgttaaccagtgcagggcaacagtacattatcaTTTAATTTCattgatatattttcatttattggcgttactgttcctttaaagattttGGGTACATCATGCATCCAAAAAGGTAACGTCATCATCCTCACTATTATCCAATCACACTTCAGCCTTGCTACACTGCATCACATACTTAGTGTCAGACTTCATGAATTCATAGGAGGCAGCGCAGATACATCAGGAACAATGGAGCTCCAACAGAAGTGCCTGTTACAATAGGAATATCTACCCTTGCCTGGGACTTGTTCTGTATCACCCTATTGGCCAAAGCCAAACCCAAGTGCTTAATGTCAGTTACAGACAGTAAATAATAGAGATGGGTTCCAGGAAGAGAGATGTACGCTGTGTGGCCATACAGAACTGTTGTCTCAGCGTGACACTCGCCGACTTTATGTTTTTGCCCAGAGTTCGTTCACCCCCTGGGGCTGATGGGAGGTCAGCCAAGCTCCACGCTGCTCATCAGAACATGCTTAGTGGGAATACACGCAGAGCTGGCCGCACACACACGCTTCTCGGGGGCGCAGCTGCAGCCGGGCTCTAGCAGATCAGCCGTTCGTGCAGCTCGTGCAGTTGTTCCGGGGTCAGCACAAGCTTGTGGATTTGCCCGTGTCCCGGCTGGCATGAAAGGGTCACTTTGCCAATGTAAACGgtgtcttctttcttctcttccttGGCCTGCAGGGACCGATATGAACCAATCAGAACACAGAAGACAGATGATATAGGATAGTACAGATGTTTGACATCAGAGAACATTACATTCCACTAAATAAGGGATAAAATTTGGCCCCTGAAAAGCCAGGTACTTACCTTAATAAAGTCTGAGGACGGGAAGGTGGCAAAGTCTGTGGGAACGTTCGCCCCGGGACACTGTGCCACGGTCTCCTTCATTACTTCATCCTTTTAGGGAAAGAGTAAAGAACATTTATATCTGGATGGAACAGTGCAGCACAGGCCTGTGCACATCTCTGTCTtagtggcccctgggggccaAGTCCCATCATGCATGCATCCATCTACCAATCAAGTGCAGAGCCCAATGCATCTGAAACTGGGATACCCTGGTTGTTGAACACTTACCTTTAGTTTGTCTATGGTGTCACTCAGAGACTTGAGTCGGGCCGTTTGCTCCAGGAGATGCACTGCAGGACTTCCTACCAGAGGGAATTAGAGAATGAGGAACCCCAGCTGGCAGATCAGGGCCCTTACCCATAACCACACTGGTACATACCTGCTTTCTTGTGTGCGATATCCACCACCTTGGCGTTGGCGCTCATTTGCTGCAGGGCGTCGAGCAGCTGGCTGGTCTTTCGGTACAGGGTTCCTGACAAGGCCTCCTCCCTCTGCCGGTCTTTGGGGAGGGAAAGCTTGGGCACATGCAATGCAGGCAAGGAGGCCAGATCTGCCTTTATCTGATGGGCCTGAGGATCAGATCAGAGGGGGTGGATTACACAGCTGGAGGCAAGAAGGAGACATGGGTGGGGGATGGATTGGCTCGGAAGAGCGTTTAGCAGGGAGCCGCCATTAAATTGTACCTTTAGCTTGTTGTTCTCATGCTTCAGGTGTTTCATTGAAAGCCTCAAGGCATCAATTTGCTGCAGCAGCAATGGAGAATCCTTCACTTGGACTGGGCCAGAGCCATTTAGCAAGGACTGGCCAGATGATACTCCTGTGGGAACAACATAAGGACAGTTAGAGAGAGCAATAACACAAACACAGAGGAACCCTCACTCATGCAAGCATGCATTCACATGGTGCAACAAAGCATGCATGTGTGCCCCTGTAAGCCGcactgtgctccgattggatgaATTTATTCCATACAGCTAACCAAGAAGTCTTGGGTCTCCTGGCATAACATACATGGGTTGCAGTGGTACATATACTGGACATGCAGAGTTTGTATGGGCAGCTATTGACCCAAATGAAGTGACATGTGGAACAGCACGGAAGGTTCCATGCAACCTACTAATAGCCCACTAATAACAAGGGCAGCCCTACATAAAGCCTATGGGCAGTATGAGTGTAAAGATACAGAAAGTTAGTGGTACTGAAGCTTAGAAAGTTGGACCAGAACAAATAACTAAGTTGACCagatgcaaaataaatatattatatatacacacacaagtacAAACCTAAACTAGAAAGTATGAGCCCATTTAGGATAAAACCTGAGCCCATTTCCATTAGGAGCTGCTCTCCAAGCCAGTGAATCCTATCTGCCCCACAGCTCTGATTTCCTGCACTTCCTCTCCTtggctgttctctttcccatggcTTTGGGTGTGGCTTGGTCCCAGCTTAGAAGCCAGCTAGGAAAGTGTCCCCACCCCAGGAGCAGGAGGCAGAGGGAATCAGAGCTCTATATGTAAGTACAGGGGGTGCAGCTTTATTGGATAGCAGGGATATCATCCATAGCAACAAGGTTAATCTCAAGTGCACTAGTGAAATGCTGCTGTTTACCAAATGGACCGATATGTTACAAACAGTTAGGATGCTCAGGCACTGATGGTATGAGAGACAGTTCATGTATGTGCCTATCCCATGGGGACCAGCGCCTGTGGTACTGTACCTCGCTGCTCTTCCTCTGGTGTGTCAATGGGCAGGAGAGACAGAGACAAGTGCAGAGTTAAAGGAGAGACACAGAAAAGCAGAGTGAGAGAGACAGATCAGAGCACAGAGGGGCAGCAGCATCAATGGCATCATCTGGGTACAGGGGCATACCGGCCATACCCGCAACCAGAAGCCTATTCCTGTGGAAAGGTTGTTAAtgggaacaaaaaacaaaaagaaacaccCATTTTCTGGGGTACAGAgaagcaatataaaataaatgtaatactcCTACCCAAGCTAACAACATAGACGCTTTGCTCACTGGCAAACGGATTCGGCTAATTTGTAAGTGTAAAGAACATGCCAAGGGCAATTTGTGTTCCAGCTGATGTAAATGGGGAGCAGCCAAAATGTCTTTGTGCCACAGATCTAATCCACTGTAATGCAACTGGATCCAAGTCTTTGTGCGCTCCTGTGCTGCCCCCTAGTGGTCAATGTCTATATGGACAGATATGTTTTTACCCAGTTAGGGAAAGATCTGGGCACTGAGCTGCTCTTAATTTTTCCATTCAGTCCTGATATCTAGGAAACCATAATACACCGATAGCCAGACTTGTCGGAATACACAGATCATCAGATCACTTAGCAGCTCCAGTAAAGATACCATATTCAGTTCCTGAGCTCAATCAGTAATAGAATCCTGGCAACATACTTGGCTCATTAGCTAGCAAGCTCAGTGCCTAATTAGAGCCTAGGGACCTTACCCTTAGCTGATGGctaagcatgatgggagctgACTATTAGCCTATCACAGCACAAGTTTGTCTCTCACCTCCTGCAAGTCCAGATACAATAGAAGCCACACCAGATGCAGGTGAACCACGCAGGCCCTCGATAGTGCGTTTTGATTGGTTGTTGAGCCTTTGGCGGAGCTCGGCTTTCTCAGACTCCAGTTGGTCGATGTCGGCCTGGAGCGCATCCATTGTCTCCTCAAACTCTCTGTACAACAAGTTCAAGTGCATGAATGAATAAACAACACaaagaattactgtatatatcacTATAAATGCCTGTACAGGTTCCTTGAATTTAACATTACATAAGTCATACTCTATTGCCCCTGGGATTCTTACTTCTCTTTCTTCTTAAGCACAGTCTGTGTCTCCTCCAGCTTAGTCTGGATCTTCTCCACCCGATCATCAGCCTCTTTGGAGGCACTGTCCAACTTCTTCTCCAGGAGGCTGAGCCGCACATTGGCCTCACTGAGCTCCTCGCCCTGAGCAGGAGAATAAATGCCATTAACTGACTGGAATTTGGCAAGTGATGCTTAAAGCAGGTCTGGGCTGGATTCTGAATACAATAAGCCCCTCCATTCATTTACCTttatttttagagattttttCAGCTCTTTGATGACAGTCTCTCTATCCTCCAACTTCAGGCCGAGCCCTTCTGCATCAGTTATCTCTGCCCGCAGAGCCGCCGCTCTCTGTTCCACCGGAGGAGGTGACTGAAACAAGAGGCCGAATGaatatggaatcttacagcagctctTACAGCCCCAGTCTCCACCTACAGTGTAAATACGCACCTTGCTTTGAGGCTTCTCTGCATCGTACTCCCCTTCCTGCATGGCAGTGGCCATCTTATTCATGGTGGCAATCACAACACTGCAAGACTGGCGGAGGCACTcgtatgggttactgccctttGAACCATAAATCTGCAGAGAAGGGGGCAGACAGGTGTAAGAGCGGACCCCTGGAACAAGGCAAATATGTTGCTCACAATGTCAGCAGAGCACTAGGCCAAACCTGTTCGGTAGCTTTAAAGGCCACATCTTCCAGCTTCAAAGCTTGCAGGCCCTCATTTTCTCCCATAGGGGCGATCATCTGAGCGCCGGCAGCCGCCACTTCCTGGAACACGGCCACCACGCACTTGAGATATTTGCGACAATCCAGCAATGTCTCACAGACCTAGAAATCAAGGTTTGCATGTGAGGTAGGCAGGCAGAGAAACAGCAGGAATCGATAGGCAAatgtgactggttgctatggtaactgccCTGATGCATTTTAGtatctatgttagtaaattagcctatCATGTACAACAGCAGGACTCCTCTTTACACCACATCTACATCATTTCAGTTCAGAGGAGTCCCACTGCAGCCTAATATCAGTATCAGGATACATCCAGCCTGAGTCCAGCAGCTGATCACAGTCACTATGAATGATATGCAAGCTTGGCAGCAGCCATGTTGTTACAGCTGGGGGCCCCCTCCCATCGCCAGCTCTGCTTACCGGCTGTGCAAAGCTGAGAGCCGCAGGGATTCCAGCTGCCTCTGTGCCAGGCATTCGCCGTCTGATCTTCTTGCAGAACTGGCGGATATCACTGCACGAGGTCTCCAGATCCTTCAGAAGGATGGCAAAGTCCGAGCTCTCCTGCCCAACCTGCAAATGAGAGAGCTAATAATCAAACAGGCCTTCAATCTACAATACCTGGAGCTGCACTGAGCTGGGACAGTACATTAACAATACAGTATGTTCCTAATGCCCATCAAGTAGGATTAAATATAGAGTACATCTGGGCATCATGTGTTTTTTtagataaaaaagaaaatgattatttCCCAAAATGGCTCTGGTATGGTTTCAGCTTTATACCAACCTACAGGGATCTCTCAGCCCTACAGTCCCTTTGCTGGGTGCTACTTACAGGTAAGCACTGCACTACATTatctgccccagcagggggcattaCAATAAAACCCATGACACAGTCACAAGGTCACTTACGTGCAGGAAGGCTCTCAGACGGCTCACTTCGACTCCCATACAGTCCAGGGCGCTCTGGGTGAACTGCACAGAAAAAGACAGGTTTTGGTAAAGGACAGCATGTATTTAATAGAACATAACCTTGTATTAGTGTAGCACAAGGAGTCATGGATATGGTCCCAACTCTCTGCATGGGCACCCCCATGTGTTCCAACTACTGGAACCAGGCATCAAACAACCTCATTTGGGTCAAACAGTTGGGCAAGTGTTGTCTTGGCTTTGCAATTAATCTTAAATATGGAATGGGTTAGACATTATAGAAAGATTTTGGTTTTTGGCCAGCTTCCTATAATCCCCCATACAGGATAATATACATACAGGAGAATGGAAGACAGACATGTATCAGTACCAAAGCTCACACTACCTTGATGTGGTCAGACAGCTGCATAGTGCATTCCTCTGATTGGTCAGCGAGGTGGATACTGTACAGGTGCTGCAGGAAAAGAAAAGGGGAGATTAACAACACAGGACTGGGTACCCCAAGACATTCAGACACATCATACTCTCTCCCCAGATATAGGCATAAGGGCAGGGATGTGGTTGCCAGATATAAGCAAGGTAGCAATGTGCTGGGGCCCTCAAGAATATAATGGACACAGGGACAAAGTTATACTTGTACAGGAATATGGGTTTCTGACAGGTTCCAAGCTCTCTCGCATCCctttaggccaggggtccccaacctttcttactcaggagccacagtccaatgtaaaaagacttggggagcaacacaagtaccataaaagttcatagaggagccaaataagggctgtgattggctattaggggcctctatgcaccctatcagcttacaggggctttatttggtaggaaatcttgtttttattcaaccaaaacttgcccccaagtcaggaattcaaaaataactccctggtttgggggcactgagagcaacacccaaggggttggggagcaacatgttgccctgagccactggttggggatcactgctttaggctaTTATCCTGCCCGCCTCACGTACCTGATAGTACTTAATGGCCTTGGTGAGGGGCTCCACGTTGACGGTCTCATCCAGCTGGTCTTTGTGCAGCAGCTCAATGAGGAAATCCAAAGAGCGTTCATGGACACTCATCTCTGGGTACAGCATCCCGACCTTCTTATACACTTCTACGCTGCACTTATCCAGAGCCCTGAGGGGAGAGATCATAGTCACTCTCTGCACTGGGTGGCCACGGTGCTTGTATGCCAATTATTCTGAAATTTGGATAGTAATCTTGTTATAGCCCTTAGAGGCACTGGTGCCATTCTGTCTGCTGAACCGAACCCCTTTCAATATGGGAGCTGCACCTCTGTTTCCTCTCCATACTGTGTCTGGGTCGTATCACCTACAGCCCAGAAAGGTTATCAGACAAAGGGATGAGCTTCTCCTTCTGAGGGGAGGGGTGAAGCAAGTCAATAGGTTATTTAGGAAGCATTTTACTAAGGGGTTGTGAGTGACTGTGTAGTTTTTGGGAGATTTAGGAAGAAGAAGCAACAGGCACAATGAGCCGTGAAGCCCATGAAGGTTTCAAACCCCCCTGAAGGGGTGGAACCATCTTTCTCAAATGAAGGGAGGCCTAGAGACCAACATCCCTCCCACTAAGGCCCTTTGGACTCTTATGGAACCATCAACCCCACTGGATCTGTGCAACCTGGAGGAACAATAACATCAAGGACCCCAGTATACCTGTGGCTTGTCTACACATGGACTATCTGTGGGGCACTCTGGgtaaatcctgccagttggtGGCACTTACTCTTTTGAACTTATGGCTTAAAATGGCACCAATATCTCGTGCTATTACTGATTCACATTACTAGAGAATTCTTTCCCGACCCCTAAGTTCTtttgcctgataaatataccattATGGTTTATGGGTCAGACAGGCCGGTTACACGTGGCATCATGAGTTGGGCGGTGCCACTATAAACACACCCGCTTTATTCAGCTCCGGCTGCCTGGGTCCTATCAAAGCTTTTTATTAAAGAACAACAAACAGCAAATCCTATTGCCGACGCTTGTACAGGACGTAACGTCACTAATCTGTCCCACATATGGCACGTTGCACAATACCCTTTACCTTCATATGATCCTGCCTGTCAGGCTGAATGGCCACTTGAATATTAATTGGCCTGAAATGCTGCTAAACTATAACTTTCAGCAATCTGCCAACGGCTTCAGTCCATAAATAAGAACTAAAGTGCTTTCTACGGGCTGCACAGCTGCACATAGCAAGTGATCCAGCTACTATAAGGTATAATCACCCCCTAACCATTTATAAACCCTTAATCTGGATTAGAGTCGCCTCTGTGCATATTTACAAGATGCAGACTGCCAATAATCCTCCATCCTTACCATGATAGTTAGGCAGATTACACAGACCCACATAAATCCTGATAAAGTACAACTGCCTGGGTAGATATTACATTTATTCCCAGCAGCCTTCTCTCAAATTAATATATAGAGAGTGATGGCTGCCAGATTCATTGTGCTTTCTGCACACTATTCTAGCGCAGGAAGGCCTACTCTGCAGCCCTCCCTCTGTCTTGTTGGGAACAGGAAGCAGTACATTCCTTtcttgcggctattctttttagGAGTTTACTTTTGTCTGAATTATTTACTGAGTATGCATAGAATCTAAAAGGAAGCTTGATGGATTAGGCTGATGCCATACAGGGCAGAAAAATGCAGGGCAAGTTCACTACatttttttagctttaatattggtatgtaggtgCGATCTCAGTTCatagtgcctgagtctgagctttcagaaggagccagcgctacacattagaactgctttcagctaacctattgtttctcctactcccatgtaactggaggagtcccaagctggacttggatttcttactattgagtgctattctgatacctactgggagctgctaccttgctcccttcccattgttctgctgatcggctgctgggagggggggggaatattgctccaacttgcagcgcagcagtaaagtgtgcctgaagtttatcagagcacaggtcacatggctgtggcaccctgggaaatgaagactatggctagccccacacAAAATCAACtataaaaaatctttttgtgtttttgaaaaacagattacaatgcaggattctgcaggagaagctctattaactgatgggttttgtgaaaaaaaatgttttcccatgtcagtattcctttaatatcacTTTTTTTTAGCACCATGAACACACTCTAGCAGCAACAGCACTTGATAAGCATTTAATGAATTTATGCCAAACAGCACCATCCTATGGCTATAGAATAGTGAAAACCCCAGAATGTGTACGCTACACTTACTGCTCATATTTGTGTAGTGTGGCCTGCAGGAGGGTCAGGGAATAGACCAGTCCAGCTGCAAAGCTCATCTGCTCCCCTACGGCTCCTCTCATGCCGCTCTTCTGCTCGCTCGCCTCCGACAGCTCAAACTTCTCCTGCGCCTGCTTGCTGATCAGCTCCGCCTGTAGGGATGGGCACAGGGCTCAATGCATTATATGTGGCTCGTCGAGTTACATAACAAATGGGTTTAATGCAGGGACCACCTGGCACAGTGATCCTTTTAAGCCTTGCTCCCCTTCCTTTATGTAATGCAGAGCAGGGAAATATTATGGCCCAGATTCCATGGGCACCGGCACGGGCCTCTCATAACCCAGGGGGACTGAATCTAATTAATGAAGCCAAGCTATTAGTGAAATAATGTCCCAATAAAGCAACACTATTGTCGATTTAATAAACGGTTAGGGTAATGCCAGGTGGGACATACTGCCGCCCTTGCAACTAGAAACCCAAATACTTTTTAGTTGCAGAAAATGGGAATTGCCTTATTGAAACAACGTTTCCTGACTGGCCTGGATGTGATGTAGGAACTTACCTTGCAGATCAGTCTAGGGATCAGTAGGAGCACCAGAATGCAGTCATGGTCCCCTCCGTGTCGCAGGAAGCTGTCTGGCATAAAGGATGTTAGCAGGGACACATGCCGATTGGCCTGACTAACCTCCATCTTTCTCAGCTCCATCTCAATGGcctttaggaaaaaaaataaaggcagttATTTACCAATAACACTCACTAACCGCTGGTTctcacctctcactccgcacttactgtcactttacacacctacatgaactctaatgccatgctagttaccctgaccttacgtctcagccctcccttttagaatgtaagctcttgcgagcagggccctccccctggtgtctccgatcctcatccaaatgtaactgcaaaccatttttgtgaattgtttatatgtacatgttaactgttctgtctgtTGTAcctctctattctgtaaagcgctgcgtaaattgatggcgctatataaataataataagagaCGTCAATAAGAGAGGCAATGCTTGAGTCACTCTTCTCAAAAGTCAGCCATAACCCAGAAATGATCTGCCTGAGCTCTATGGCTTCTAAGAAAAAACAGCTTGGGACAGAAGGGGTATGCTCCCCTAATGCTATGCTTTCAGTATACTAGGATAAATAACCCAGTTATGAGCAGAGATGTGTGGGCCAGCAGCATGAAAGGGCCACTAACTGATTAGACGGGCAGGATggtgcactgaatgtaaggaAAGTCACCTTTGCGTGGGCCTTGGTCTCCGCAAACTTAATCTTGAAGTCAAACATTTCTGGCGACGGCTGCTGTTCCTTCTCCACCGAGGCCTCTTGCTGGTTCCTCAGCTCACGGTTCACTTCCTGCAAAGCAACATGAATAAGAGAAAGGCCAGTGAAAAGGCGGCAGTTTGTGAGTTCATGCATGGAGGGTGGGCACAGTAAGCAACGATAATCCCAGCACCGGATTTATTATTAgtcttaaaggggtgggttcaccttcagtatgttatagaatggcccattctttaAACTTTtcaacttaaaaataaatattgaatagtttttgaattatttgccttcatcttctgactctttgcagctttcaaatgggggtcactgaccccggcagccaaaaaacgattgctctgtgaggctccagttctattgttattgttagaaTTGTTATtgtcagaatagcattctctacatcagggttccccatctttttttttaacttgtaaaaAAGTGTagtgaaaaagttctttggtgatgccaaataagggctgtgattggctatttggtgtctctgtgcttccaaaacttgcctcaaagccagaaatgtaaaactggccactgggagcaacatcaaagcagttggtgagcaacatgttgcccccgagctactggttgggggaTCGCTGCACTACATCatacaagttaatttaaaggtgaacaacccctttaaagaacaatGCCCCAAAGCAACGCTAAACACATTACCTGCAAGTGAGCAGTCAGGT contains these protein-coding regions:
- the dctn1 gene encoding dynactin subunit 1 isoform X2 is translated as MEAKEFGGPTRPVSWRSSLGGVSARETPSSSARMSVEATGKPLKVGSRVEVIGKGYRGTVAYVGATLFATGKWVGVILDDSKGKNDGTVQGRRYFTCEENHGIFVRQSQIQVIEDGADTTSPETPEPAASKGLKKDVSETPKSSKLRGVKPKKAPTTRKITTRRTKPTRPSSSAASSGTAGASGSASASCGEISSSEPSTPAQTPLAAPIIPSPSSAILSPVAPLPGPGPTKEEENLRAQVKDLDEKLETLKMKRAEDKAKLKELEKSKLQLEQLQEWKSKMQEQQADVQRQLKEAKKEAKEALEAKERYMEEMADTADAIEMATLDKEMAEERAESLQQEVDTLKDKVEELKIDLEIFKHEIEEKGSDGAASSYQVKQLEEQNARLKEALVRMRDLSASEKQEHVKVQKQMEKKNTELDTLRQQKEKLQEEASLMEKTIDELKEQVDAALGAEEMVETLTERNLDLEEKVRELRETVSDLEAINEMNDELQENARETELELREQLDMAGARVREAEKRVEAAQETVADYQQTIKKYRDLTAHLQEVNRELRNQQEASVEKEQQPSPEMFDFKIKFAETKAHAKAIEMELRKMEVSQANRHVSLLTSFMPDSFLRHGGDHDCILVLLLIPRLICKAELISKQAQEKFELSEASEQKSGMRGAVGEQMSFAAGLVYSLTLLQATLHKYEQALDKCSVEVYKKVGMLYPEMSVHERSLDFLIELLHKDQLDETVNVEPLTKAIKYYQHLYSIHLADQSEECTMQLSDHIKFTQSALDCMGVEVSRLRAFLHVGQESSDFAILLKDLETSCSDIRQFCKKIRRRMPGTEAAGIPAALSFAQPVCETLLDCRKYLKCVVAVFQEVAAAGAQMIAPMGENEGLQALKLEDVAFKATEQIYGSKGSNPYECLRQSCSVVIATMNKMATAMQEGEYDAEKPQSKSPPPVEQRAAALRAEITDAEGLGLKLEDRETVIKELKKSLKIKGEELSEANVRLSLLEKKLDSASKEADDRVEKIQTKLEETQTVLKKKEKEFEETMDALQADIDQLESEKAELRQRLNNQSKRTIEGLRGSPASGVASIVSGLAGGVSSGQSLLNGSGPVQVKDSPLLLQQIDALRLSMKHLKHENNKLKAHQIKADLASLPALHVPKLSLPKDRQREEALSGTLYRKTSQLLDALQQMSANAKVVDIAHKKAGSPAVHLLEQTARLKSLSDTIDKLKDEVMKETVAQCPGANVPTDFATFPSSDFIKAKEEKKEDTVYIGKVTLSCQPGHGQIHKLVLTPEQLHELHERLIC